A window of the Streptomyces sp. NBC_01351 genome harbors these coding sequences:
- a CDS encoding elongation factor G-like protein EF-G2 — translation MGATSHHAGAAGRALTADRPSSIRNVVLVGHSGSGKTTLVEALALTSGAVNRAGRVEDGGTVSDYDEIEQRRQRSVQLSLVPVEWDGIKINILDTPGYADFVGELRAGLRAADAALFVVSASDGVDGATRMVWDECEAVGMPRAIVVTHLEAARSDYTQMTAVCGEIFGADDPDAVIPLYLPLHGPAGANGHAPVTGLLGLLSQRVYEYSSGARVERDPDPAERALIDGARSRLIEGIIAESEDESLMDRYLGGEDIDLKTLVDDLERAVARGTFHPVLMAAPAADGAKQGLGTVELLELITGGFPTPPERPAVNVTTPDGTPRPAVTCDPDGPLVAEVVKTSSDPYVGRVSLVRVFSGTLRPEVTVHVSGHGLADRGHEDHDVDEKIGALSSPFGKQQRTLNHCIAGDLACVAKLNRAETGDTLSAKDDPLLMEPWTMPDPLLPLAIEAHSKADEDKLSQGLARLVAEDPTMRLELNAHTHQVVLWCLGEAHQDLALERLRTRYGVQVDPVPHKVSLRETFGGKSAGRGRHVKQSGGHGQFAICEIEVEPLPPGSGIEFVDKVVGGAVPRQFIPSVEKGVRAQAARGVAAGYPLVDVRVTLLDGKAHSVDSSDAAFQTAGALALREAAAEARIELLEPVAELAVLVPDEYVGPVMSDLAGRRGRVVGSDQAGHGRTRVRAEIPEIEIGRYAVELRSVSHGTGRFARAYARHEPMPPQIADKMREQAEKGSQLT, via the coding sequence ATGGGAGCCACATCACACCACGCCGGAGCCGCCGGCAGGGCACTGACGGCCGACCGGCCGTCGTCCATACGGAACGTCGTGCTGGTCGGCCACAGCGGATCCGGCAAGACCACGCTGGTCGAAGCCCTCGCCCTGACCTCCGGGGCGGTCAACCGGGCGGGCCGGGTCGAGGACGGCGGGACCGTCTCCGACTACGACGAGATCGAGCAGCGCCGACAACGCTCCGTCCAGCTCTCCCTCGTCCCCGTCGAATGGGACGGAATCAAGATCAACATCCTGGATACCCCCGGGTACGCCGACTTCGTCGGTGAGCTCAGGGCAGGTCTGCGCGCCGCGGACGCGGCCCTCTTCGTCGTCTCCGCCTCCGACGGCGTCGACGGGGCCACCCGCATGGTCTGGGACGAGTGCGAGGCCGTCGGCATGCCGCGCGCCATCGTCGTCACCCACCTGGAGGCCGCCCGCTCCGACTACACCCAGATGACGGCCGTCTGCGGCGAGATCTTCGGCGCCGACGACCCCGATGCCGTCATCCCCCTCTACCTCCCCCTGCACGGCCCCGCCGGAGCCAACGGCCACGCCCCCGTCACCGGCCTGCTCGGCCTGCTCTCCCAGCGCGTGTACGAGTACTCCTCCGGCGCGCGCGTGGAGCGCGACCCGGACCCGGCCGAGCGCGCCCTCATCGACGGCGCCCGCTCCCGCCTGATCGAGGGGATCATCGCCGAGAGCGAGGACGAGAGCCTCATGGACCGCTACCTGGGCGGCGAGGACATCGACCTCAAGACCCTCGTGGACGACCTGGAGCGGGCCGTCGCCCGCGGTACCTTCCACCCCGTCCTGATGGCGGCCCCCGCCGCCGACGGGGCCAAGCAGGGCCTGGGCACCGTCGAGCTCCTCGAACTGATCACCGGCGGCTTCCCCACTCCCCCGGAACGGCCCGCCGTGAACGTCACCACCCCCGACGGCACCCCGCGCCCCGCCGTCACCTGCGACCCGGACGGCCCGCTGGTCGCCGAGGTCGTCAAGACCTCCTCCGACCCGTACGTCGGGCGCGTCTCCCTCGTCCGCGTCTTCTCCGGCACCCTGCGCCCCGAGGTGACCGTCCACGTCAGCGGGCACGGGCTCGCCGACCGGGGGCACGAGGACCACGACGTCGACGAGAAGATCGGCGCCCTCAGCTCCCCCTTCGGCAAGCAGCAGCGCACCCTGAACCACTGCATCGCCGGCGACCTGGCCTGCGTGGCCAAACTGAACCGCGCGGAGACCGGTGACACCCTCTCCGCCAAGGACGATCCGCTCCTCATGGAGCCCTGGACCATGCCCGACCCGCTGCTCCCCCTCGCCATCGAGGCGCACAGCAAGGCCGACGAGGACAAACTCTCCCAGGGCCTGGCCCGGCTCGTCGCCGAGGACCCGACGATGCGGCTGGAACTGAACGCGCACACCCACCAGGTCGTCCTGTGGTGCCTGGGCGAGGCGCACCAGGACCTCGCCCTGGAGCGGCTGCGCACCCGCTACGGCGTCCAGGTCGACCCGGTCCCCCACAAGGTGAGCCTGCGCGAGACCTTCGGCGGCAAGTCCGCCGGCCGCGGCCGGCACGTCAAGCAGTCCGGCGGCCACGGCCAGTTCGCGATCTGCGAGATCGAGGTCGAGCCGCTCCCGCCCGGCAGCGGCATCGAGTTCGTGGACAAGGTCGTCGGCGGCGCCGTGCCGCGCCAGTTCATCCCGTCCGTGGAGAAGGGCGTACGCGCACAGGCCGCGCGCGGGGTCGCCGCCGGCTATCCGCTGGTCGACGTGCGCGTCACCCTGCTCGACGGCAAGGCGCACTCGGTGGACTCCTCCGACGCGGCCTTCCAGACGGCCGGCGCGCTGGCCCTGCGCGAGGCCGCCGCCGAGGCGCGCATCGAGCTGCTCGAACCGGTCGCCGAGCTCGCCGTCCTGGTCCCCGACGAGTACGTGGGCCCGGTGATGAGCGACCTCGCGGGCCGCCGCGGCCGCGTCGTCGGCAGCGATCAGGCAGGTCACGGGCGCACCCGGGTCCGCGCCGAGATCCCCGAGATCGAGATCGGCCGGTACGCCGTCGAGCTGCGCTCCGTCTCGCACGGCACGGGCCGCTTCGCCCGGGCCTACGCCCGGCACGAGCCGATGCCGCCGCAGATCGCGGACAA
- the pgsA gene encoding phosphatidylinositol phosphate synthase has translation MLNKYARAFFTRVLTPFAAFLLRRGVSPDAVTLIGTAGVVAGALVFFPRGEFFWGTITITLFVFSDLVDGNMARQAGVSSRWGAFLDSTLDRVADAAIFGGLALWYAGSGNDNALCAVSIFCLASGQVVSYTKARGESIGLPVAVNGLIERAERLVISLVAAGLSGLQTFGLPSWIGVLLPAALWIVAAGSLVTLIQRVVTVRRESAEADAAAATAEGGTA, from the coding sequence ATGCTGAACAAGTACGCGCGTGCATTCTTTACGCGTGTTCTCACGCCATTCGCCGCTTTTCTGCTCCGGCGGGGGGTGAGCCCGGATGCGGTGACCCTGATCGGCACGGCCGGAGTGGTGGCCGGAGCGCTGGTCTTCTTCCCCCGGGGAGAGTTCTTCTGGGGCACCATCACCATCACCCTCTTCGTCTTCTCCGACCTGGTCGACGGGAACATGGCCCGCCAGGCCGGTGTCTCCAGCCGCTGGGGCGCCTTCCTCGACTCCACCCTCGACCGGGTGGCGGACGCGGCGATCTTCGGCGGGCTCGCGCTCTGGTACGCGGGCAGCGGGAACGACAACGCGCTGTGCGCGGTCTCGATCTTCTGCCTGGCCAGCGGGCAGGTGGTCTCGTACACCAAGGCCCGCGGCGAGTCGATCGGACTGCCGGTGGCCGTCAACGGGCTCATCGAACGGGCCGAGCGCCTCGTCATCTCACTGGTCGCGGCCGGCCTGTCCGGGCTGCAGACCTTCGGCCTGCCCTCCTGGATCGGAGTGCTGCTGCCGGCCGCGCTGTGGATCGTGGCGGCGGGCTCGCTCGTCACGCTGATCCAGCGCGTGGTGACCGTACGCCGTGAGTCGGCGGAGGCCGACGCGGCCGCCGCGACCGCCGAAGGGGGGACCGCCTGA
- a CDS encoding phosphatidylinositol mannoside acyltransferase: MGKAQDKLVDGLYGLGWAGVKKLPEPAAVALGRRIADYAWKRRGKSVLRLESNLARVVPDAGPERLRELSKAGMRSYMRYWMESFRLPTMDPKRFSTDVEFKDEHLLREALATGRGVVIALPHLANWDLAGAWAIGHIGVRFTTVAERLKPETLYDRFVAYRESLGMEVLPHSGGAAFGTLARRLRSGGLVCLVADRDLSASGVEVDFFGSTTRMPAGPALLAQQTGAVLLAATLHYGDTPKMYGRIHPEVEVPKTGTRVEKTASMTQALADAFAWGIAEHPEDWHMLQRLWLDDLEERP; the protein is encoded by the coding sequence ATGGGCAAGGCGCAGGACAAGCTGGTCGACGGGCTGTACGGGCTCGGCTGGGCCGGCGTGAAGAAGCTGCCCGAACCGGCCGCCGTGGCCCTCGGCCGCCGCATCGCCGACTACGCCTGGAAGCGGCGCGGCAAGAGCGTGCTGCGGCTGGAGTCGAACCTGGCCCGGGTGGTGCCGGACGCCGGCCCCGAGCGGCTGCGCGAGCTGTCCAAGGCCGGCATGCGCTCGTACATGCGGTACTGGATGGAATCCTTCCGGCTGCCGACCATGGACCCGAAACGGTTCAGCACGGACGTCGAGTTCAAGGACGAGCACCTGCTGCGCGAGGCCCTCGCCACCGGGCGCGGTGTCGTCATCGCCCTGCCGCACCTGGCCAACTGGGACCTCGCCGGCGCCTGGGCCATCGGCCACATCGGCGTCCGGTTCACCACGGTCGCCGAGCGGCTCAAGCCCGAGACGCTCTACGACCGCTTCGTGGCCTACCGCGAGAGCCTCGGCATGGAGGTGCTGCCGCACAGCGGCGGCGCCGCCTTCGGCACTCTCGCCCGCCGGCTCCGCTCCGGCGGCCTCGTCTGCCTGGTCGCGGACCGGGACCTCTCGGCCTCGGGGGTCGAGGTGGACTTCTTCGGCTCCACGACGCGGATGCCGGCCGGGCCGGCGCTGCTGGCCCAGCAGACGGGCGCGGTGCTGCTCGCGGCCACCCTGCACTACGGAGACACCCCGAAGATGTACGGCCGGATCCACCCCGAGGTGGAGGTCCCGAAGACCGGGACCCGGGTCGAGAAGACGGCTTCCATGACCCAGGCGCTCGCGGACGCCTTCGCGTGGGGCATCGCCGAGCACCCGGAGGACTGGCACATGCTGCAACGGCTGTGGCTGGACGATTTGGAGGAGCGCCCGTAG
- a CDS encoding glycosyltransferase family 4 protein, whose translation MKIGIVCPYSWDVPGGVQFHIRDLAEHLIHLGHEVSVLAPADDETPLPPYVISAGRAVPVPYNGSVARLNFGFLSAARVRRWLHDGTFDVIHIHEPASPSLGLLSCWAAQGPIVATFHTSNPRSRAMIAAYPILQPALEKISARIAVSEYARRTLVEHLGGDAVVIPNGVDVDFFAKAEPNPDWSGQTLGFIGRIDEPRKGLPVLMAAFPKIVEACPDVRLLVAGRGDEEEAVAALPADLRSRVEFLGMVSDEDKARLLRSVDVYVAPNTGGESFGIILVEALSAGAAVLASDLDAFAQVLDQGGAGDLFANENADALAAGAIALLRDPARRAELGTRGSAHVRRFDWSTVAADILAVYETVTDGAAAVATDERVPLRTRLGLGFSRDASS comes from the coding sequence GTGAAGATCGGCATCGTGTGCCCGTACTCGTGGGACGTGCCGGGCGGCGTCCAGTTCCACATCCGGGACCTGGCGGAGCACCTGATCCACCTCGGCCACGAGGTGTCGGTCCTGGCCCCGGCCGACGACGAGACGCCCCTGCCGCCGTACGTGATCTCCGCAGGCCGGGCCGTCCCCGTCCCCTACAACGGCTCCGTCGCCCGCCTCAACTTCGGCTTCCTCTCCGCGGCCCGGGTCCGCCGCTGGCTGCACGACGGCACCTTCGACGTGATCCACATCCACGAGCCGGCCTCGCCCTCGCTGGGGCTGCTGTCCTGCTGGGCGGCGCAGGGTCCGATCGTGGCCACCTTCCACACCTCGAACCCGCGCTCGCGGGCGATGATCGCGGCGTACCCGATCCTCCAGCCGGCGCTGGAGAAGATCAGCGCGCGGATCGCGGTGAGCGAGTACGCGCGCCGCACCCTGGTCGAGCACCTGGGCGGGGACGCCGTCGTCATCCCGAACGGCGTCGACGTCGACTTCTTCGCCAAGGCCGAGCCGAACCCCGACTGGTCCGGCCAGACCCTCGGCTTCATCGGCCGCATCGACGAACCGCGCAAGGGCCTGCCCGTCCTGATGGCGGCCTTCCCGAAGATCGTGGAAGCCTGCCCGGACGTCCGCCTCCTCGTGGCGGGCCGCGGCGACGAGGAGGAAGCGGTGGCGGCCCTCCCCGCCGACCTCCGCTCCCGCGTGGAATTCCTCGGCATGGTCTCGGACGAGGACAAGGCGCGGCTGCTGCGCAGCGTCGACGTGTACGTCGCCCCGAACACGGGCGGCGAGAGCTTCGGCATCATCCTCGTCGAGGCGCTGTCGGCGGGCGCCGCGGTCCTGGCCTCCGACCTGGACGCCTTCGCCCAGGTCCTGGACCAGGGCGGCGCGGGCGACCTCTTCGCCAACGAGAACGCCGACGCCCTCGCGGCCGGCGCCATCGCCCTCCTCCGCGACCCGGCCCGCCGTGCGGAACTCGGCACCCGCGGCTCGGCCCACGTGCGCCGCTTCGACTGGTCCACGGTCGCGGCGGACATCCTGGCGGTCTACGAAACGGTCACGGACGGCGCGGCGGCGGTGGCCACCGACGAGCGGGTGCCGCTCCGCACCCGGCTGGGCCTGGGCTTCTCGCGGGACGCGTCCTCCTGA
- the pdxS gene encoding pyridoxal 5'-phosphate synthase lyase subunit PdxS: protein MSTLPTTPQSAESAIGTSRVKRGMAEQLKGGVIMDVVNAEQAKIAEDAGAVAVMALERVPADIRKDGGVARMSDPNMIEEIIEAVSIPVMAKSRIGHFVEAQVLQSLGVDYIDESEVLTPADEVNHSDKWAFTTPFVCGATNLGEALRRIAEGAAMIRSKGEAGTGNVVEAVRHLRQIKNEIARLRGYDNNELFAAAKELRAPYELVKEVAELGKLPVVLFSAGGVATPADAALMRQLGAEGVFVGSGIFKSGDPAKRAAAIVKATTFYDDPKIIADASRNLGEAMVGINCDTLPEAERYANRGW, encoded by the coding sequence GTGAGCACGCTTCCCACCACCCCCCAGTCCGCTGAGTCGGCCATCGGCACCTCGCGCGTCAAGCGCGGCATGGCCGAGCAGCTCAAGGGCGGCGTGATCATGGACGTGGTCAACGCCGAGCAGGCGAAGATCGCCGAGGACGCGGGCGCCGTGGCCGTCATGGCCCTGGAGCGGGTCCCCGCCGACATCCGCAAGGACGGCGGCGTCGCGCGCATGTCGGACCCGAACATGATCGAAGAGATCATCGAGGCCGTCTCGATCCCCGTCATGGCCAAGTCCCGCATCGGCCACTTCGTCGAGGCCCAGGTCCTGCAGTCCCTCGGCGTCGACTACATCGACGAGTCCGAGGTCCTGACCCCGGCCGACGAGGTCAACCACTCCGACAAGTGGGCGTTCACCACCCCCTTCGTCTGTGGTGCCACCAACCTGGGCGAGGCCCTGCGCCGCATCGCCGAGGGCGCGGCCATGATCCGCTCGAAGGGTGAGGCCGGCACCGGCAACGTCGTCGAGGCCGTCCGCCACCTGCGCCAGATCAAGAACGAGATCGCCCGCCTGCGCGGCTACGACAACAACGAGCTGTTCGCCGCCGCCAAGGAGCTGCGCGCCCCGTACGAGCTCGTCAAGGAAGTTGCCGAGCTCGGCAAGCTCCCGGTCGTGCTGTTCTCCGCCGGTGGCGTCGCCACCCCGGCCGACGCCGCCCTGATGCGCCAGCTCGGTGCCGAGGGCGTCTTCGTCGGCTCCGGCATCTTCAAGTCGGGCGACCCGGCCAAGCGCGCCGCCGCCATCGTGAAGGCCACCACCTTCTACGACGACCCGAAGATCATCGCGGACGCCTCCCGCAACCTGGGCGAGGCCATGGTCGGCATCAACTGCGACACGCTGCCCGAGGCCGAGCGCTACGCCAACCGCGGCTGGTAG
- the pdxT gene encoding pyridoxal 5'-phosphate synthase glutaminase subunit PdxT yields MTNTPVIGVLALQGDVREHLIGLASADAVARPVRRPEELAEVDALVIPGGESTTMSKLAVLFGMLEPLRERVAAGMPVYGTCAGMIMLADKLLDGREDQETLGGIDMIVRRNAFGRQNESFEAKIDFAGIEGGPVEGVFIRAPWVESVGGDVEVLATYDGHTVAVRQGNVLATSFHPELTGDDRVHAYFVDMVRAGL; encoded by the coding sequence ATGACGAACACCCCCGTGATCGGTGTCCTGGCACTCCAGGGCGACGTACGGGAGCACCTGATCGGCCTGGCCTCGGCGGACGCCGTGGCCAGGCCGGTCCGGCGTCCCGAGGAGCTCGCCGAGGTCGACGCCCTGGTGATCCCCGGTGGCGAGTCCACCACCATGTCCAAGCTCGCCGTGCTGTTCGGCATGCTGGAGCCGCTGCGCGAGCGCGTGGCCGCCGGCATGCCCGTGTACGGCACCTGCGCCGGCATGATCATGCTCGCGGACAAGCTCCTGGACGGCCGCGAGGACCAGGAGACCCTGGGCGGCATCGACATGATCGTCCGCCGCAACGCCTTCGGGCGGCAGAACGAGTCCTTCGAGGCGAAGATCGATTTCGCGGGCATCGAGGGCGGCCCCGTCGAGGGCGTCTTCATCCGTGCCCCCTGGGTCGAGTCCGTCGGCGGCGACGTCGAGGTGCTCGCCACCTACGACGGCCACACGGTCGCCGTGCGCCAGGGCAACGTCCTGGCGACCTCGTTCCACCCCGAGCTGACCGGGGACGACCGTGTTCACGCGTACTTCGTCGACATGGTGCGCGCGGGGCTGTGA
- a CDS encoding YebC/PmpR family DNA-binding transcriptional regulator: protein MSGHSKWATTKHKKAVIDAKRGKLFAKLIKNIEVAARMGGADIDGNPTLFDAVQKAKKSSVPNKNIDSAVKRGGGLEAGGADYETIMYEGYGPNGVAVLIECLTDNRNRAASDVRVAMTRNGGSMADPGSVSYLFNRKGVVLLPKGELSEDDVLETVLEAGAEEVNDLGEQFEIISEATDMVAVRTALQEAGIDYDSADSNFLPTMQVELDEEGARKIFKLIDALEDSDDVQNVFANFDVSDEVMEKVDA, encoded by the coding sequence ATGTCCGGCCACTCTAAATGGGCTACGACGAAGCACAAGAAGGCCGTGATCGATGCCAAGCGCGGCAAGCTCTTCGCGAAGCTGATCAAGAACATCGAGGTCGCGGCCCGTATGGGCGGTGCCGACATCGACGGCAACCCGACCCTCTTCGACGCCGTGCAGAAGGCCAAGAAGAGCTCGGTCCCGAACAAGAACATCGACTCCGCGGTCAAGCGCGGCGGCGGTCTCGAAGCCGGCGGTGCCGACTACGAGACGATCATGTACGAGGGCTACGGTCCGAACGGTGTCGCGGTGCTCATCGAGTGCCTCACCGACAACCGCAACCGTGCCGCCTCCGACGTCCGCGTCGCCATGACCCGCAACGGCGGTTCCATGGCCGACCCGGGCTCGGTCTCGTACCTGTTCAACCGCAAGGGCGTCGTTCTCCTGCCCAAGGGTGAACTCTCCGAGGACGACGTGCTGGAGACGGTGCTCGAAGCCGGCGCCGAAGAGGTCAACGACCTCGGCGAGCAGTTCGAGATCATCAGCGAAGCCACCGACATGGTCGCGGTCCGCACCGCGCTCCAGGAGGCGGGCATCGACTACGACTCGGCCGACTCCAACTTCCTCCCGACCATGCAGGTCGAGCTGGACGAAGAGGGTGCGCGCAAGATCTTCAAGCTGATCGACGCGCTGGAGGACAGCGACGACGTCCAGAACGTCTTCGCCAACTTCGACGTCTCGGACGAGGTCATGGAGAAGGTCGACGCCTAG
- the ruvC gene encoding crossover junction endodeoxyribonuclease RuvC codes for MRVLGVDPGLTRCGVGVVEGVAGRPLTMLGVGVVRTPADAELGHRLVAIEQGIEEWLDAHRPEVVAVERVFSQHNVSTVMGTAQASAVAMLCAARRGIPVALHTPSEVKAAVTGSGRADKAQVGAMVTRLLRLSAPPKPADAADALALAICHIWRAPAQNRLQQAVAQHASGSKGRTR; via the coding sequence GTGCGCGTTCTCGGTGTGGACCCGGGGCTGACGCGGTGTGGAGTCGGCGTCGTCGAGGGTGTCGCCGGCCGTCCCCTGACCATGCTCGGCGTGGGGGTCGTACGGACGCCCGCCGACGCGGAGTTGGGCCACCGGCTCGTCGCCATCGAGCAGGGCATCGAGGAATGGCTCGATGCGCACCGCCCCGAAGTCGTCGCCGTGGAGCGGGTGTTCAGCCAGCACAACGTCTCGACCGTGATGGGCACCGCACAGGCCAGCGCCGTTGCCATGCTCTGCGCGGCGCGCCGCGGGATACCGGTCGCCCTGCACACCCCCAGCGAGGTCAAGGCCGCCGTCACCGGCAGTGGCCGCGCGGACAAGGCGCAGGTCGGCGCGATGGTCACCCGGCTGTTGCGACTGTCCGCGCCGCCCAAACCGGCCGACGCCGCGGACGCCCTCGCCCTCGCCATCTGCCACATCTGGCGGGCCCCCGCCCAGAACCGCCTCCAGCAGGCGGTCGCCCAGCACGCCTCAGGCTCGAAAGGCCGTACCCGATGA
- the ruvA gene encoding Holliday junction branch migration protein RuvA, translated as MIAFVSGPVAALAPTLAVIEVGGVGMAVQCTPNTIAGLRMGEQAKLATSLVVREDSLTLYGFADDDERQVFELLQTASGVGPRLAQAMLGVHSPDALRLAVSTGDEKSLMAVPGIGKKGAQKLLLELKDKLGAPLGASGLVGAQRAVAAGPAPWTEQLAAALIGLGYASREADEAVSAVTPQAEAAIAAGGSAPVPQLLRAALQSLNRAR; from the coding sequence ATGATCGCCTTCGTCAGCGGCCCCGTCGCCGCGCTCGCCCCCACCCTGGCCGTGATCGAGGTCGGGGGAGTCGGCATGGCCGTGCAGTGCACGCCGAACACCATCGCCGGCCTGCGGATGGGGGAGCAGGCGAAGCTGGCCACCTCCCTGGTCGTACGGGAGGACTCGCTCACGTTGTACGGCTTCGCCGACGACGACGAGCGGCAGGTCTTCGAACTCCTCCAGACCGCGAGCGGGGTCGGGCCGAGGCTCGCGCAGGCGATGCTCGGAGTGCACAGTCCGGACGCGCTGCGGCTCGCCGTCTCGACGGGGGACGAGAAGTCGCTGATGGCGGTGCCGGGGATCGGCAAGAAGGGCGCGCAGAAGCTACTGCTGGAGCTCAAGGACAAGCTGGGGGCTCCGCTGGGTGCCAGTGGCCTGGTCGGAGCGCAGCGGGCCGTCGCGGCCGGTCCAGCCCCGTGGACGGAGCAGCTGGCGGCGGCCCTGATCGGTCTCGGCTATGCGTCGCGCGAGGCCGATGAGGCCGTCTCGGCGGTGACTCCGCAGGCCGAAGCCGCCATTGCCGCCGGTGGCTCGGCCCCCGTCCCGCAGCTCCTGCGAGCTGCCCTCCAGTCCCTGAACCGAGCCCGCTAG
- the ruvB gene encoding Holliday junction branch migration DNA helicase RuvB — protein sequence MNWDDESTADEGERLVAAAADGEDTAVEAALRPKDLGEFVGQEKVRQQLDLVLKAARQRGATADHVLLSGAPGLGKTTLSMIIAAEMGAPIRITSGPAIQHAGDLAAILSSLQEGEVLFLDEIHRMSRPAEEMLYMAMEDFRVDVIVGKGPGATAIPLELPPFTLVGATTRAGLLPPPLRDRFGFTGHMEFYAPEELERVIHRSARLLDVEIDTAGAAEIAGRSRGTPRIANRLLRRVRDYAQVRADGVITREVSRTALQVYEVDGRGLDRLDRAVLEALLKLFGGGPVGLSTLAVAVGEERETVEEVAEPFLVREGLLARTPRGRVATPAAWAHLGLVPPQHGGSGSSGQQGLFGT from the coding sequence GTGAACTGGGACGACGAGAGCACCGCAGACGAGGGCGAGCGACTCGTCGCCGCGGCCGCCGACGGGGAGGACACCGCCGTCGAGGCGGCGCTGCGCCCCAAGGACCTCGGGGAGTTCGTGGGGCAGGAGAAGGTCCGCCAGCAGCTGGACCTCGTCCTCAAGGCGGCCCGCCAGCGCGGAGCCACCGCAGATCACGTCCTGCTCTCCGGCGCGCCCGGCCTCGGCAAGACCACGCTGTCGATGATCATCGCGGCCGAGATGGGCGCGCCCATCCGGATCACCTCCGGCCCCGCCATCCAGCACGCCGGCGACCTCGCCGCCATCCTCTCCTCCCTCCAGGAGGGCGAGGTCCTCTTCCTCGACGAGATCCACCGCATGTCCCGGCCCGCCGAGGAGATGCTGTACATGGCCATGGAGGACTTCCGGGTCGATGTGATCGTGGGGAAGGGGCCGGGGGCCACCGCGATTCCGCTGGAACTGCCGCCCTTCACCCTCGTCGGTGCGACGACCCGGGCCGGCCTGCTGCCGCCCCCGCTGCGTGACCGCTTCGGGTTCACCGGGCACATGGAGTTCTACGCCCCCGAGGAACTGGAGCGCGTCATCCACCGCTCCGCCCGCCTCCTCGATGTGGAGATCGACACGGCCGGGGCCGCCGAGATCGCCGGGCGCTCCCGGGGCACGCCCCGCATCGCCAACCGGCTCCTGCGCCGGGTCCGCGACTACGCCCAGGTCAGGGCCGACGGGGTGATCACGCGCGAGGTGTCCCGCACCGCCCTCCAGGTGTACGAGGTCGACGGGCGAGGGCTGGACCGGCTGGACCGGGCCGTCCTGGAGGCGCTGCTCAAACTGTTCGGCGGCGGACCCGTCGGTCTGTCCACCCTCGCCGTGGCCGTCGGCGAGGAGCGGGAGACCGTGGAGGAGGTGGCCGAGCCCTTCCTCGTACGGGAGGGCCTGCTCGCCCGCACCCCCCGCGGGCGGGTCGCGACGCCCGCCGCCTGGGCCCACCTGGGCCTTGTCCCGCCTCAGCACGGCGGGAGTGGATCAAGCGGACAACAGGGCCTGTTCGGGACCTGA
- the yajC gene encoding preprotein translocase subunit YajC yields MNLVTLLPFIVLIGAMFLMTRSAKKKQQAAAQMRDHMTPGTGVRTIGGMYATVKEIGDDTVTLEVAPGVHAIYAKNAIGAVLEDAEYNRIVHGISDDLSTDSPVVPDDASSLTEEPAAAGTEDEAPKLDLGKKDEPKKDEPKDGKTDGEADAK; encoded by the coding sequence GTGAATCTCGTGACACTCCTCCCGTTCATCGTGCTCATCGGGGCGATGTTCCTGATGACCCGCTCCGCCAAGAAGAAGCAGCAGGCGGCCGCGCAGATGCGCGACCACATGACGCCCGGTACCGGGGTCCGCACCATCGGCGGCATGTACGCCACGGTGAAGGAGATCGGCGACGACACCGTCACCCTTGAGGTGGCCCCCGGTGTCCACGCGATCTACGCGAAGAACGCCATTGGCGCCGTTCTGGAGGACGCGGAGTACAACCGCATCGTCCACGGCATCAGCGACGACCTCTCGACGGACTCCCCGGTCGTCCCGGACGACGCTTCCTCCCTCACCGAGGAGCCGGCCGCGGCCGGCACCGAGGACGAGGCCCCGAAGCTCGACCTGGGCAAGAAGGACGAGCCCAAGAAGGACGAGCCGAAGGACGGCAAGACCGACGGCGAGGCCGACGCGAAGTAG